The Malus domestica chromosome 08, GDT2T_hap1 genomic interval gctttcggtttgtccttcatgagttattacggcagtctttgctccttcatacatatcctttatagcttgaatatatgttactcgtactcctttcttctctaaaatcctccaaagaatgtctcttgggaccctatcatacgctttttccaaatctataaagaccatgtgtaaatcctttttcccatctctatatctttccatcaatcttcgtaagtgatagattgcctccatggttgagcgccctggcatgaacccgaattggttgtccgaaactcgtgtctcttgcctcaatctatgctcaatgactctctcccagagcttcattgtatgactcattagcttaatacccctatagttcatgcaattttgtaagtcgcccttattcttgtaaataggcaccaaggtgctatttcgccactcgtttggcatcttcttcgttttcaaaatcctattgaaaaggtcagtgagccatgctatacttgtctctcccaaggctttccacacttcaatcggtatatcgtctgggcccactgcttttctatgcttcatcttcttcaaagctacaaccacttcttccttcctgattcgacgataaaaggagtagtttctacactcttctgagttactcaactcccctaaaggagtactcctttcatgtccttcattgaaaagattatgaaaataacctctccatctgtctttgaccgcgttcattgaaaaggttttatttatttatttattttaccaaAACTAGTCACAAGGGTTTCGGTTAGCaaaagtgtgttttttttataagcattttgatatttttattaaaaatgcaAGTGCTTCTTGTAATAACACCCACCACGTGTTTCTTAATTAAAGTTGTGGTCGTAACAATGCATATATTGTTGTTTCTAAGTTTTTGTACCAAACACGGTCAAAAACACTTTTGACTATAAAAAAAAGGCCTTAAATCTTGTTATTTGTTATATACCATACAATATTAAGGGGAAAGATTGAACGGAAGACGTCCTGTACAACTAGTAACACTAATGCAACATTCCCCTTGTGTAGTCTTCATATGTTGTTTACTTAATTAATTGCCTGTTTGTGAAGCACAAAAGTTTATCACAAGGATTTAACCTGTGTAGGTATTAGCACATTCCGGCCAAATGAAATATCATATTCCATATATTAAGCAAATTACATTAAGGATTCGGAACGAAGCACTTTTCATAAAAGCCAATGCCAAATTCATGACAATTTACAGAGCATATTTGCTAAATTGACAACAATATGTATTGTCTTTCAACTGATCAAATgctataaataataaatacagGCCTATATACAAATCAGCATCTGAAATAATCCTTTTCTTGGAATATAAATTACGATTAAGAGCGTAATCCGCCGGTAACGATAAACGAAGGAGGAGATTATCAATAATGCTTGGATGTCTCTTCCTTCTTAGATTTTGTTAAACCACTGCATCAAGGCTTGAGTGTTTTGCTTAAGCACTGCTGCTCTTTCCCCCACCAACAGCCCAGTGGGGTTTCGCGGCGGTGCGCTTCAATGCCTTCACTCCCAAGGGATTGCCCTTGCTCTGAttcaacaagaaagtaaaacaaTGTAAGAAAATAATTAACGAGCGGCAActgaaataaaatgaaaaattaaaacgaCATGATTTATCAGAAATGGGGAGTTGAGGTGTTCTTACCATCAAACAAGCTCCGGCATTGACATCGCAGACAGGATATTCGCTTGGGCAGCAACTGTAATGGTCATCACAGCAGGTGGCACCTTCAAGTGGACAACATCCCCAATCAAAGCAATAGTTTCCATACTGGTAGATGCAGCAGCACGTGTTGCTCTCAGGGCAGGAGTAGTAGTTGTCACAAACTGACGGGGGCTTTATCGGAGATGGAGGAGAAGGACCGGGGTTAGGGGGATTCTGGCCTTTCTTTATCGGGTAAGAAGGCTCCATGGCAATTCCACATATCCCATTAGCGGTGTTGCCCAGATTACGCTGCATCCTGATGTATCCCTTCTCTCCCCAGCTTGCACCCCATGAGTTTCTCACTATCCAGTAATCGAGCCCCTTGTCTGTGCCGTATCCCACAACTGTCACACCATGGTCCAATGCCGTCCCACAACGTCCTGTAAATACACCCTGGAATAGCATTTGAAGCCATGTGGCAAATTAGTTCATGCATTTTCCTCAGAAGCCGTCAAAACAATCATATCACACTGACTTGAGCTGCTGACTACTTTATTTGGTATAATAAGTAATGAAATATTCTTCGACGAGTAACGTTCTCTTGTTAGATTGTTCATCAACATACGTATTTGTTTTACTACACAAGTGCGACAAGGGAACATTTATCTTTTTATTGCAAAGATTTTGCGATATAAAGTGAAGAAAACTTACGGAGTTATACAACTGGAAGTCTCTGCCACCTCCTTCAATGGCAACAGCGATTGGCTGATTGGCAACAGCCTTTTTCAATGCATTCTCACTGTTTACAGGAACATCTTCATAAGTGTCGATCGAAACCACCCTGGCATTTTTCTGCACAGAAGAAAACAAATGACCAAATGAGTGAGAACTGTAGCTCCTCTTTAAAAATATTTCAGCTAAGCAAATGACAAAAAATACTGACCCTGTAGGGGTCACATGTGCCATCGTATCCTTTGTAAGGATAGTCCTCTTCGCTGTCAATTCCGCCATTTTTGATGATGAACTCGAAGGCGTAGTCCATGAGACCTCCATTGCATCCTTCATTGTATGTTGTATCGCAGTCTACCAGCTCCTGCTCAGATAGTGAGATAAGGTCGCCGGTCACTAGCTTATTGAT includes:
- the LOC103428764 gene encoding cysteine proteinase mucunain-like gives rise to the protein MGPYRSSPAVALLLLAIFTVSSALDMSIISSDNNLGDGKSTGSWRTDDEVMSMYEGWLAEHGKAYNALGEKERRFQIFKDNLRYIDEQNSKNLSYKLGLNRFADLSNEEYRNTYLGTKTRAQKKRLSNRNTKSDRYAPRVGDSLPDSIDWREEGAVNPIKDQGSCGSCWAFSTISAVEGINKLVTGDLISLSEQELVDCDTTYNEGCNGGLMDYAFEFIIKNGGIDSEEDYPYKGYDGTCDPYRKNARVVSIDTYEDVPVNSENALKKAVANQPIAVAIEGGGRDFQLYNSGVFTGRCGTALDHGVTVVGYGTDKGLDYWIVRNSWGASWGEKGYIRMQRNLGNTANGICGIAMEPSYPIKKGQNPPNPGPSPPSPIKPPSVCDNYYSCPESNTCCCIYQYGNYCFDWGCCPLEGATCCDDHYSCCPSEYPVCDVNAGACLMSKGNPLGVKALKRTAAKPHWAVGGGKSSSA